Proteins from one Deinococcus misasensis DSM 22328 genomic window:
- a CDS encoding DUF1016 N-terminal domain-containing protein has protein sequence MMDPLLSQDDAFYLDFLNEVKSKVLQVRTQAMLSVNWELIVLYWQLGWEIFSRQNDQGWGSKVVDRLSWDLKVAFLEMKGFSRKIPLVHAVVC, from the coding sequence ATGATGGACCCGTTGCTTTCTCAGGATGATGCCTTTTACCTGGATTTCTTGAATGAGGTGAAATCCAAAGTGCTTCAGGTCCGCACCCAGGCGATGCTCAGCGTGAACTGGGAGTTGATTGTGCTGTACTGGCAGTTGGGATGGGAGATTTTCTCCCGCCAGAACGATCAGGGTTGGGGCAGCAAGGTGGTGGATCGGCTCTCCTGGGATCTGAAGGTGGCCTTTCTGGAGATGAAGGGGTTCAGCCGCAAGATACCTCTCGTACATGCAGTCGTTTGCTGA
- a CDS encoding response regulator → MKIKVLVVEDHTFTRDGLRALINAQQDFEVVAEARSGEEALEQLQDRHVDVVLLDIGLPGMDGIETASQIRRLFPLVRMAMLTAHQMPEQVFAALASGADAYCLKTGEPELVLLALRAAHAGSAYLDPQIAHLVLGRAVVTSNKPETSLTERELEILRRIADGQSNKEIALTLSVSVGTVKNHVQDILVKLSASDRTQAAVNAVRSGLL, encoded by the coding sequence ATGAAAATCAAGGTTTTGGTGGTGGAAGACCACACGTTCACCCGGGATGGCCTCAGGGCCCTGATCAACGCGCAGCAGGACTTTGAGGTGGTCGCTGAGGCGAGAAGTGGTGAGGAGGCCCTGGAGCAGTTGCAGGACCGCCATGTGGATGTGGTGCTGCTGGACATCGGGCTTCCCGGGATGGACGGCATTGAAACGGCCTCTCAAATCCGTAGGCTCTTCCCTCTGGTGCGCATGGCGATGCTGACCGCTCACCAGATGCCAGAGCAGGTGTTTGCCGCGCTGGCTTCCGGGGCAGATGCGTACTGCCTGAAGACCGGGGAGCCGGAACTGGTGCTGCTGGCCCTGCGGGCAGCCCATGCCGGGAGCGCCTACCTGGACCCGCAGATTGCCCACCTGGTGCTGGGCCGAGCGGTGGTGACCTCCAACAAGCCTGAAACGTCTTTGACGGAGCGGGAGTTGGAGATCCTGAGGCGCATTGCGGACGGGCAGAGCAACAAGGAGATTGCCCTGACGCTCTCGGTCAGCGTGGGAACGGTCAAGAACCACGTGCAGGACATTCTGGTGAAACTTTCTGCGAGTGACCGCACGCAGGCGGCGGTGAATGCGGTGCGCAGTGGCTTGTTGTGA
- a CDS encoding sensor histidine kinase, translated as MRFLSVVLLLLGFVLDVVTHSSLVVGILLNVPLVLSGLTLSRHFLLQMTVLTLVANVLAGVINGFQDGNSLTTLINRLMVVVSLFLVGFLSLRMQDTTLKAALLQAEEERAQRESKLRSILNAFTAVMSPEQFLAQTVRVLLEATRSGAVLVLREDQSLVVGTPVMQWTSAKIQLLLERSGNWVLSWEGFVVLLDRPEQESVSWVQEVLSDLTPLYGQAVLRESLESQRAQLQDRSEVIRDLMYAFSHDLRTPILANVMSMKLALSGTYGPIGDEYQSALRNGIQANQDVLSLAESLLQVAKLEIEGEGVPLGRVNLSGLVGTALLQVQPLMLEKHLRVQQDLSGDVWVLGDAAQLRRVVLNLLDNAIKWSPVGGTLEVRMERKGRFVMVGVLDEGPGVPEGMRGHLFHRFRKAGAGAGSGLGLYLASKIMRVHGGRLAYIRSEGRTEFCFTLPEEQA; from the coding sequence ATGCGGTTTCTCAGTGTGGTGCTTCTGCTCCTTGGTTTTGTGCTGGATGTGGTGACGCACAGCAGCTTGGTGGTGGGCATCTTGCTGAATGTGCCGTTGGTGCTTTCCGGCCTGACCCTTTCCCGGCACTTCTTGTTGCAGATGACCGTCCTGACGCTCGTTGCCAATGTCCTGGCAGGTGTGATCAATGGTTTTCAGGACGGCAACAGCCTCACCACGCTGATCAACCGCCTGATGGTGGTGGTGAGTCTCTTTCTGGTGGGGTTCCTCAGCTTGCGGATGCAGGACACCACCCTGAAAGCAGCCCTCCTGCAGGCCGAGGAGGAACGGGCCCAGCGGGAAAGCAAGTTGCGTTCCATTTTGAATGCGTTCACGGCGGTGATGAGTCCTGAGCAGTTCCTGGCGCAGACCGTGCGGGTGCTGCTGGAGGCCACCCGTTCTGGTGCGGTGCTGGTGCTCAGGGAAGACCAGAGTCTGGTGGTGGGCACCCCGGTGATGCAGTGGACTTCAGCCAAAATCCAGTTGCTTTTGGAGCGCAGCGGCAATTGGGTGTTGTCGTGGGAGGGGTTTGTGGTACTGCTGGACCGGCCAGAGCAGGAGTCGGTGTCGTGGGTGCAGGAGGTGCTGTCGGATTTGACGCCCCTGTACGGGCAGGCGGTGCTGCGGGAATCCCTGGAAAGCCAACGGGCGCAACTTCAGGACCGCAGTGAGGTGATCCGGGATTTGATGTATGCCTTTTCGCACGATTTGCGCACCCCGATTCTGGCGAACGTCATGAGCATGAAACTGGCGTTGTCTGGCACGTATGGTCCCATCGGGGACGAGTACCAGTCTGCCCTGAGAAATGGCATTCAGGCCAATCAGGATGTGCTTTCTCTGGCAGAGAGCCTCTTGCAGGTGGCCAAACTGGAAATTGAAGGGGAAGGTGTGCCTCTGGGGAGGGTCAACCTCTCTGGGTTGGTGGGTACGGCCCTGCTGCAGGTGCAGCCCCTGATGCTCGAAAAGCACCTGCGGGTGCAGCAGGACCTGTCCGGGGACGTCTGGGTGCTGGGGGATGCGGCGCAACTGAGGCGGGTGGTGCTGAACCTGCTGGACAACGCCATCAAATGGAGTCCGGTGGGTGGGACTCTGGAGGTGCGCATGGAACGCAAGGGGCGTTTTGTGATGGTGGGTGTGCTGGATGAAGGTCCCGGGGTGCCGGAGGGCATGCGGGGTCACCTGTTTCACCGGTTCCGCAAGGCTGGGGCGGGTGCTGGGAGTGGACTGGGACTCTACCTGGCCAGCAAAATCATGAGGGTACATGGCGGACGTCTAGCTTACATCCGCAGTGAGGGCCGCACGGAGTTCTGTTTCACGTTGCCGGAGGAGCAAGCATGA
- a CDS encoding potassium-transporting ATPase subunit F, with protein sequence MNTILLLLSVLVGAYLLLTLLRPEDF encoded by the coding sequence ATGAATACCATTCTGCTGCTGTTGTCTGTCCTGGTGGGGGCCTACCTGCTCCTCACCCTGCTGAGGCCTGAGGACTTCTGA
- the kdpA gene encoding potassium-transporting ATPase subunit KdpA — protein MTVYLLTYLTVLLMAYPLGKYISNAMQGDKHLGVERGLYKLMGVRPEQNMNWKTYGLHLLLSNLILAVIAYLIFVFQGVLPLNPDGISSMRWDLALHTAASFITNTNQQHYSGQNALSYLSQMMGIVSLQFITPAVGLALLFAILRLLKGGHGEEVNGLKSLGNYHVDVTRAMVRILLPLSFVFALILVWQGVPSTLQGAVTATTLEGVKQVIPVGPVAALEAIKQLGTNGGGWFGPNATHPFENPTGLTNLLSTIALFLIPTALVFSLGEVLKQRKLSLITLGVMVTLSLAGSIPLYLLEKAPNRAFAGLAQSAANWEGKETRLGIEASALWAALTTQTSNGSVNAMHDSLNPLAGMIPQINMFLNDIFGGIGVGLVNYLLFVVLTVFIAGLMVGRTPELFGRKLEAREIQLASLAILLQPFLILTFTALTLSNPSLSANSNPAYHGISQVLYEYNSAYANNGSGFEGLGDNTSWWNITCSVVLILARFLPMLIPLAIAGILAQKIPAPVTSGTLRIDTPVFALTLISVMVLLQLLNFLPALTLGHIADALTSGGLK, from the coding sequence ATGACGGTGTACCTCCTGACGTACCTGACGGTGCTGCTGATGGCCTACCCCCTCGGGAAGTACATCTCGAATGCCATGCAAGGAGACAAACACCTTGGCGTGGAAAGGGGCCTGTACAAACTCATGGGGGTGCGTCCAGAGCAAAACATGAACTGGAAAACCTACGGGTTGCACCTGCTGCTGTCCAACCTGATCCTGGCGGTCATCGCGTACCTGATTTTCGTGTTTCAGGGGGTGTTGCCCCTGAATCCTGATGGCATTTCCAGTATGCGCTGGGACCTGGCCTTGCACACCGCAGCAAGTTTCATCACCAACACCAACCAGCAGCATTACTCCGGGCAGAACGCCCTGAGTTACCTGTCCCAGATGATGGGCATTGTGTCGTTGCAGTTCATCACTCCAGCAGTGGGCCTGGCCCTCTTGTTCGCCATCCTCAGGCTCCTGAAAGGCGGACACGGTGAAGAGGTGAATGGCCTGAAATCCTTGGGGAATTACCACGTGGACGTCACCCGAGCCATGGTGCGCATTCTGCTGCCATTGAGCTTTGTTTTTGCCCTCATTCTGGTCTGGCAGGGCGTTCCGAGCACCTTGCAGGGGGCAGTGACTGCGACCACACTGGAAGGGGTGAAGCAGGTGATCCCGGTGGGCCCCGTTGCTGCGCTGGAAGCCATCAAGCAACTGGGCACCAACGGAGGCGGCTGGTTTGGACCCAACGCCACCCACCCGTTTGAGAACCCTACAGGGTTGACCAACCTGCTTTCCACCATTGCCCTGTTCCTGATTCCTACTGCTTTGGTGTTCAGTCTGGGTGAAGTGCTGAAGCAAAGGAAACTCAGCCTGATCACCTTGGGCGTGATGGTCACCCTGTCCCTGGCAGGCTCCATTCCGCTGTATCTGCTGGAAAAAGCCCCCAACCGTGCCTTCGCAGGACTGGCCCAGAGTGCAGCCAACTGGGAAGGCAAAGAAACCCGCCTCGGCATCGAAGCCTCAGCTTTGTGGGCTGCCCTCACCACCCAGACCAGCAATGGCAGCGTGAACGCCATGCACGATTCCCTGAATCCCCTCGCCGGGATGATCCCACAGATCAACATGTTCCTGAACGACATCTTCGGCGGCATCGGGGTGGGTCTGGTGAATTACCTGCTGTTCGTGGTTCTGACGGTGTTCATCGCCGGCCTGATGGTGGGCCGCACCCCGGAACTTTTCGGTCGCAAACTGGAAGCCAGAGAAATCCAGCTGGCCTCCCTGGCGATTTTGCTGCAACCCTTCCTGATCCTCACTTTCACGGCCCTGACCCTCTCCAACCCCAGTCTGTCTGCCAACAGCAACCCCGCCTACCACGGCATCTCACAGGTGCTTTACGAGTACAACAGCGCCTACGCCAACAACGGCTCAGGCTTTGAAGGCCTCGGGGACAACACCTCTTGGTGGAACATCACTTGCAGCGTGGTTTTGATCCTGGCCCGATTCCTGCCGATGCTGATTCCACTGGCCATCGCGGGCATCCTCGCTCAGAAAATCCCTGCTCCGGTCACCTCTGGCACGCTCAGGATTGACACCCCGGTGTTCGCCCTGACCCTCATTTCGGTGATGGTGCTGTTGCAACTCCTCAACTTCCTTCCTGCCCTGACCCTCGGGCACATCGCAGACGCCCTCACCTCTGGAGGCCTCAAATGA
- the kdpB gene encoding potassium-transporting ATPase subunit KdpB, with the protein MSQTLKPAQSTFSADQMQEAFKGGFKKFAPRMLAKNPVMLVVTVGSLVTLYITVANVVTGQPFLYELSITVILVFTVWFANVAESIAEARGKAQAKSLRSAREGTQARRLTGQTEQMVSSVELHKGDLVVVEAGGVIPGDGEVIEGIASVDESAITGESAPVIREAGSDFSGVTGGTRVLSDRIVVRISSNPGESFLDRMISLVEGASRQKTPNEIALGILLSALTLVFLLVVVTLPAIAGFVGVKVDVTTLVALLVCLIPTTIGGLLPAIGIAGMDRALKANVIAKSGKAVEVAGDVDTLLLDKTGTITYGNRQATSFIVVGGANPKALMEAALLSSLADQTPEGKSIVALARSSGVSASEKQTEGAEFIEFTAQTRMSGVNLPDGRQIRKGSSDRMLKLAQEQGLHVPADLKTQVEKVASIGATPLVVVEDRQILGVVALSDVVKTGMRERFAELRRMGLRTVMVTGDNPLTAQAIAKEAGVDAFIAEATPEDKLRLIREEQSVGKRVAMMGDGTNDAPALAQADVGLAMNSGTPAAKEAGNMIDLDNDPTKLLEVIEIGKGLLITRGALTTFSIANDVAKYFAILPALFVTSIPELKVLDVMGLGSPQSAILSAVVFNALIIPALIPVALKGVKYTPSSSDALLAKNLLVYGLGGVLLPFVGIKLIDLVLALLGWN; encoded by the coding sequence ATGAGCCAGACCCTCAAACCAGCCCAATCCACTTTTTCAGCAGACCAGATGCAAGAAGCCTTCAAAGGGGGATTCAAGAAGTTCGCCCCCAGGATGCTCGCCAAGAACCCTGTGATGCTGGTCGTCACGGTGGGCAGTCTGGTGACCTTGTACATCACCGTTGCCAATGTGGTGACCGGGCAACCGTTCCTGTATGAACTCTCCATCACGGTCATCCTGGTGTTCACGGTGTGGTTCGCGAACGTCGCAGAAAGCATCGCTGAGGCCAGAGGCAAAGCCCAGGCAAAAAGCCTCCGCTCAGCCCGGGAAGGCACCCAGGCCAGGAGACTGACTGGCCAGACCGAGCAAATGGTTTCCAGTGTGGAATTGCACAAAGGGGACCTGGTGGTGGTTGAGGCCGGAGGAGTCATCCCCGGAGACGGCGAGGTGATTGAGGGCATCGCCAGTGTGGACGAGTCTGCCATCACCGGGGAGTCCGCCCCGGTGATCCGGGAGGCCGGGAGTGACTTCTCGGGGGTGACGGGTGGGACCCGGGTGCTCTCGGACCGCATTGTGGTGCGCATCAGTTCCAACCCCGGCGAGTCCTTCCTGGACCGCATGATCTCCTTGGTGGAAGGGGCATCGAGACAGAAAACCCCCAACGAGATTGCCCTGGGCATTTTGCTTTCCGCCCTGACCTTGGTGTTCTTGCTGGTGGTGGTGACCCTGCCCGCCATCGCAGGTTTTGTGGGGGTGAAGGTGGACGTCACCACCCTGGTTGCGCTGCTGGTGTGCCTGATTCCCACCACCATCGGTGGACTTCTGCCCGCCATCGGGATTGCCGGGATGGACCGTGCCCTGAAAGCCAACGTGATCGCCAAATCCGGCAAGGCGGTGGAGGTGGCAGGCGATGTGGACACCCTGCTGCTCGACAAAACCGGAACCATCACCTACGGGAACCGTCAGGCCACCAGCTTCATCGTGGTGGGTGGAGCAAATCCGAAGGCCCTGATGGAAGCTGCCCTGCTGTCCAGCCTCGCTGACCAGACCCCCGAAGGCAAAAGCATCGTGGCTCTGGCCAGGTCCAGCGGCGTTTCTGCCAGTGAAAAACAGACTGAAGGTGCAGAGTTCATCGAATTCACTGCTCAAACCCGCATGTCCGGGGTGAACCTGCCCGATGGCCGCCAGATCCGCAAGGGGTCCAGTGACCGCATGCTCAAACTGGCCCAGGAGCAGGGCCTCCATGTGCCTGCTGACCTGAAAACGCAGGTGGAGAAAGTTGCCAGCATCGGGGCCACCCCACTGGTGGTGGTTGAGGATCGGCAGATTCTGGGGGTGGTTGCCCTCTCAGACGTGGTGAAGACTGGCATGCGGGAGCGCTTCGCGGAACTGAGGCGCATGGGCCTGAGGACCGTGATGGTCACCGGAGACAATCCCCTGACCGCGCAGGCCATCGCCAAAGAAGCAGGCGTGGACGCATTTATTGCCGAGGCCACCCCAGAAGACAAGCTCAGGCTGATCCGGGAAGAACAGTCTGTTGGAAAACGCGTTGCCATGATGGGAGACGGCACCAACGATGCCCCCGCCCTCGCCCAGGCGGATGTGGGCCTCGCCATGAATTCTGGTACCCCTGCCGCGAAGGAAGCCGGGAACATGATCGACCTGGACAATGACCCCACCAAACTGCTCGAAGTCATCGAGATTGGCAAGGGGCTGCTGATCACCCGGGGGGCCCTCACCACCTTCTCGATTGCCAACGATGTCGCCAAGTACTTCGCCATCCTGCCTGCCCTGTTTGTCACCAGCATCCCCGAGTTGAAAGTGCTGGACGTGATGGGCCTGGGGAGTCCCCAGAGTGCCATCCTCAGCGCCGTGGTCTTCAATGCCCTGATCATCCCTGCCCTGATTCCAGTGGCGCTCAAAGGGGTGAAGTACACCCCTTCGAGCAGTGATGCCTTGCTGGCCAAAAACCTGCTGGTGTACGGACTGGGAGGGGTTTTGCTTCCTTTTGTGGGCATCAAACTGATCGATCTTGTGCTGGCCCTCCTGGGCTGGAATTGA